In Cellulomonas wangsupingiae, the genomic window GTGACCGCCGGACCGCGGCCCGGTGGCGGCTTCCGCGTGCGCGCCACGCTGCCGACGCCCGGTGGGCCACCGGCCCACCACGAACCGGCCACGACCCACCACGAACCTGCGGGAGAATCCTCCTCGTGAGCACCACCACCGACCCCGGCGCCCCCGTGCGCGTCGCCCTCGTCGACGACCAGCAGCTCGTCCGTGCCGGCTTCCGCATGGTCATCGACTCCCAGCCGGACCTCGAGGTCGTGCTGGAGGCCGGTGACGGCGCGCAGGCGGTCCGCGCCCTCGACCCGGCGGCGCGGACGGCGACGGGACCCGTGGACGTCGTCCTCATGGACGTGCGCATGCCGACGATGGACGGGCTGGCAGCCACCGAGCAGATCGTGTCGCGCGCCACGCCGGAGGCGCCCGCTCCGCGCGTCATCGTGCTGACGACCTTCGACCTCGACGAGTACGTGCTGACCGCGATCCGCGCCGGTGCCAGCGGGTTCCTGCTCAAGGACGCCCCACCGGAGGAGATGCTCGCGGCGATCCGGACCGTCCACCGCGGCGACGCCGTGATCGCGCCGTCGAGCACACGACGGCTGCTGGAGCACCTCGTGACCGCGCTGCCCGACGACGCGCCGGCCACCGACGGCCACCCCGCGCGCCAGGCGGTCGACCAGCTCACCGACCGCGAGCGCGAGGTCCTGGTCCTCATGGCGCGTGGCCGCTCGAACACCGAGATCGGCCGGGACCTCTTCGTCGCGGAGGCCACGGTCAAGACGCACGTCGGTCGCATCCTGGCGAAGCTGGGCGCGCGCGACCGCGTGCAGGCCGTCGTCGTGGCGTACGAGGCCGGCCTGGTGCGACCGGGGGCCTGAGTCGACCCCGCCCATGGTCGCCCGCCGCACCGGGAGCCGTGCGGCCACGGGATGACTCCGCCACCGGCGCCACCCACCCTGGGCCGGACGCGCCGCGTGCCCGACCCCGACGACGCTGGGGGCACACCGTCGACGACAAGGAGCACCCGTTGAACACCACTGCCCCCCGCACCCACGAGCGTGACGCGGCGGACCCGACCCCCGCGTCCCGCGCCCGCGCACTGACCAAGGTGTACGGGTCCGGTGCGGCCGAGGTCCGCGCCCTCGACGGGGTCGACGTGGACTTCGCGAGCGGGGCCTTCACGGCCATCATGGGCCCGTCGGGCTCCGGCAAGTCGACGCTCATGCACCTGCTCGCAGGGCTGGACGACGCGACCTCGGGGACCGTGCACCTGGGCTCGACGCAGATCACCTCCCTGGACGACGACGCCCTGACCCGGCTGCGCCGGGACCGCGTCGGCTTCGTCTTCCAGTCGTTCAACCTGCTGCCGATGCTCACGGCGGAGCAGAACGTGCTCCTGCCGCTGGACCTCGCCGGGCGCGCCCCGGACCGCGAGTGGTTCGACACGCTGGTCACGACGCTGGGGCTGCAGGGGCGCCTCACGCACCGGCCCGGCGAGCTGTCCGGCGGTCAGCAGCAGCGGGTCGCGATCGCACGCGCCCTGGTCACGCAGCCCGAGGTCGTCTTCGCCGACGAGCCCACGGGCAACCTGGACTCGCGCTCGGGGGCGGAGGTGCTCAGCTTCCTGCGCCGCTCCGTCCGGGAGCTCGGCCGCACGATCATCATGGTCACGCACGACCCGACGGCGGCGGCCTACGCCGACCGCGTGCTGCTGCTGGCCGACGGTCGCATCGCCGGCGACATCGCGGACCCGACGCCCGAGTCCGTGCTCGCGGGCCTGGACGCGCTGCGGACGCTCGAGGCACCTGCCGGCACGCCGACCGGCACGGTCCCGGTCGTCGACGTGACCGCGGGAGGGCTGCGCTGATGCTGCGGCTCACCCTGGCGCAGATGCGCCGCAGCCTGCCGCGGCTCGTCGCCGCCGGGCTGGCCATCCTCCTCGGATCGGCGTTCCTCACCGCGACGCTCACGGCCGGCGACGCGATCACGCGCGGCGGGTACGACGCGATCACGGCCTCCTACGGCTCGGCCGACCTCGTCGTCGCCGCGGACGAGGTCACGCTGGCGGACGCGCTGGAGGTCGCACGGGACACCCCCGGGGTGACCGCCGCCGACCCCCTGGTCCTCGGGTGGGCATCCTTCACGAGCGGACGCCGCAGCGTGTCGCAGGCGGTGCTGGCCCAGCCCTCCGCCCCGTCGCTGGCGTCGCTCGAGGTCGTCGACGGGCGCGCACCCACGTCATCGGACGAGGTCGCCCTGCCGCCGTCCACCGCGGAGCGCCTGGGCGTGGGCGTCGGTGACACCGTCCGGGCCACCTGGGTGGTGTGGTCCGACGAGGCGACGGCCGTACCCACCGACGAGGCCGCGGCCACGTCGGACGAGGGAGCCGTGGCCACCCCCGCCGCCGAGCCCGCGCCGACGCAGCCCGTCGCCACCGAGTCGACGGCGGACGTCGCCGTCGTCGGCCTGGTCGACGACCCGCGCGGCGCGTGGTCCCAGTACGGCGGCGCGGGGTCGGCGACGGTGGACGCGGTCGTGCTCTGGTCCGGAAGGAGCGGTCTCGACGAGTCCGGCGGCACCGTGCTGGTCGAGGTCGGCGAGGCGGCCGACGTCGAGGCCGTGCGCACCGCGATCTCCGAGGACCTGGCGGGCGGCGGCGAGGTCCTCACCCGCGACGAGGCCGCGATCGCAGCCGTCGAGCACTTCGGCGGGGGCAACGTGATCGTGATGCTCGTGCTCGGCTTCGCGGCCGTCGCGCTGCTGGTCGCCGGCCTGGTCATCGCCAACACGTTCCAGGTGATCGTCGCCCAGCGCACCCGCATGCTCGCACTGCTGCGGTGCGTCGGTGCGCGACGCGGCCAGCTGCGCGCGTCGGTGCTGCTCGAGGCAGGCATCCTGGGCCTCGCCTCCGGCACGGCAGGCGTCCTCGTCGGCCTGGGTCTGAGCCAGGCCGCGCTGAGCGTGCTGGCGCGCACCCAGGACGGCGTCCCGCTCCCGACCACCGTGCACCCGACGCTCACCAACGTCGTGCTCCCCGTCGTGGTCGGCACCCTCGTGACGGTCGGTGCCGCGCTGGTGCCGGCGCGCGCGGCCACCCGGGTGTCACCCGTGGCGGCGCTGCGCCCCGCGGACGACCCGTCGGTGCGGGCACGCCCGGGCAGGGTCCGGCTGGCGTTCTCGCTCCTGCTGACCCTCGGTGGCGTCGCGGCGCTGCTCGGCGGCGTCGCGATGGGCCGGGCGGGGTACGCCGTGGACGCGATGCTGCCGCTGGCGGTCGCGGTCCTCGGCGGTGCCACGTCGTTCGTCGGCCTGCTCGTCGGTGCACCCCTGTGGATCCCCGCCGTCGTGTCCGCCGTGGGCCGGCCGGTGGCGGCGATCAGCACGACCGCTCGCCTCGCGGCCGCCAACACGGTCCGCAACCCCCGGCGCACGTCGGCGACGAGCACGGCGCTGGTGATCGGCGTGACGCTCGTGATGATGATGAGCACCGGTGCCGTGTCGGCGCAGGCGTCGCTGGCGCGCGAGATGGACGAGCGCGCCCCGGTCGACCTGGTCGCGACCCGGATCGACGGCGCGGCGTTCACGACCGACGTGCGGGAGGACGTGGCGGCGCTCGACGGCGTGGCCGCGGTCGTGCCGGCGCGGTCGGGGCTCGTCGAGGGCGCGTCGGCGATGGTCGAGGTGCTCGTCGTCGGGCCGGAGCAGACGCACGTGGTGCGGGACGCCGTGGCGGCCGACGCGCTCGCGTCCGGACGCAGCGTCGTGCCGCGCTGGTGGGCGGACGACGCCACGCAGGTCGAGGCGACCGGCGGGCGGACCGCGCGGATCGACGTCCTGACCCGCGCGACGGACGGGGCGCTGCTGACGACGCAGGCCGCCGACGACCTCGCGCTCGACGAGCAGGAGACGGCGCTGCTCGTGCTGCTCGACCCCGGTGCCGACGCGATGGGGGTCATGCAGGACGTGCAGGACGCCGTCGGGAGCGACGCGGTGCAGGTCGCGAGCGCGGCCGCGGAGCGGCAGTCCGACGAACGGTTCATCGACGTGGTGCTGGCGGTCGTCATCGGTCTGCTGGGCGTGGCCGTCCTCATCGCGCTCATCGGTGTGGCGAACACGCTGTCGCTGTCGGTCATCGAGCGGCGGCGGGAGTCGGCGACGTTGCGCGCGGTCGGGCTGTCGCGCCGGGGCCTGCGGTGGATGCTCGCGACCGAGGGCATGCTGATCGCGGTGGTCGGGGCGCTGATCGGGACGGTGCTCGGTCTGCTGTACGGCTGGGCGGGCGTAGCGGCGGTCTTCGGCCCGATCAGCGACGTGCGGCTGTCGGTGCCGTGGGCGCACGTGGGTGCCGTGCTCGTGGTCGCGGTGCTCGCCGGCCTGGCGGCCTCCGCCCTCCCGGCACGGTCCGCCGCCCGCACACCGCCCGTCGCGGCGCTCGGCGTCGACTGAGCCACGGCCGCGGGACGGCGCGCAGGAGGGCCGCCGGACCGTCGAGCCGACCCGGACCCGGGCCGGGAGGTGCCACCGCGCCTCCCGGCCCGCGGTCGTCCCTCCGCACGGCGCGAGCGGACCACAGCCCCGGGGCAGGTCCGCGTCACGCACAGCTCCCCGCGGCGCACCCCCGACGGCGGCACAGCGGCCGCATGCTCCCGGGATGCGCATCACCGTCCCCTCCCCCGTCGCGCCCGCGCGGCACGTCGACGTCGACGTCGAGCCGGGCCTGTCGGCGGGTGCGCTGCGACGCCGGCTCGCGCTCCTCACGGGCGACCCGGGGTGGGCCGCGCCGCACACGCCGCTGCGGGTCGCGGGCACGGCGCTCGACGACGCCCACCCCGCGGGCGCACCGCCGCTGGTCCCCGGGGCGCACCTGGGTCCGGGCGCCGCACCCCCCGACGACGCCGCGCGTGCCGTGCTCACCGCCGTGCACGTCGCGGTGCTGCGCGGCACGGACGCCGGGCGGCTCGTGCCGCTCCCCGACGGCGCCCGGGTACGTCTGGCCGTGCCGCGCGCACCGTCGGGCACGGCCCGGCCCGCGCACGGGAGTGGTCCGCAGGACGCCGGTCCCGCCGTCCACGTGGAGACCGACCGGCGGGGACGTCGGGTGCGCGTCCGGGTCGTCGGTGCCCGCGGCACGCTGCGGGCACGGGCGCGACGCCCGGGTGCCCGCGGCGCGACCGTCGCTCGCCCCGTCGGGCGACGTGGCCGCACGTGGCCGGCCGGCACGCTGCTGAGCGTCGCCGGGACGACCTTCGTGCTGCGCGCACGCGGTGACGGCGAGCCGGCGGGGACCCGGCCGACGCACCGCCTGCCGCCGTGGGCCTGGACCGCCGCGGCGTCGTCGGTCGCCGCGCTCGTCCTGGCAGCCGCGCTGCGCCAGCCGCTGCTCCTGCTCACGGCGGTCACGGGCCTGACCGGGCTGCTCGGGCTCGTCGCCGGCGGCGCCGGCCGGTCGCGCGGCCCGTCCGCCGCCGACCCCTCCCCCGCGCCGGCCGAGGACGTCGGACCTGCGCGTCGGCCGGCGGCCGGGCCGCCCGGCGCGGACCGGGATCCCGCGGCCGGCACCGTCGACGTGGCCGCCGTCCGCCTGGCCACGGCCCGCCGCCTGCTGGACAGGGCCGGCCCCGTCGCGGGTGACGACGGCCCGTGGCCGGTCGACCGCACGCTCGCGCTCGTCGGTCCCCGCGACGCGACCCTCGCGGTCGCGCGCGCCCTCGTCGTGCGCGCGATGGGCGCCGGCGGCCCGATGCGGCTCGTCGTGCGCGGGCGTGCCGGGGACGACTGGCGCTGGACACGGTGGTGGGAGCCCTCGCAGCACCTCCCGGGGGCCGACGACGGTCACGTCCTGGTCGTCGCGGACGGCCTCGACGACGGCCTCGGGCCGTGGCGGCTCGCGGCGGGCCGGGCACTCCTGCTGCTGGTCGTGCCGCCGGGCGGCACGGTGCCGGCCTGGGCGTCGACGGTCGTCCGGGCAGGTGACGAGCCGGCCACGCGCCGGCCCCGCGCAGTGACCGCCCGCCGCACCGCCGGCGACGGGCTCGGCAGCGGGCGGGCGTCCCTCGACGACCCGCCACCGACGGGGGCCGACGACCTGGCGACGGGCCCTCCGCAGGCCGTGGGCCGCGACGTGGCCGAGGCCCAGGCGCGCGCCGCCGCCGCGCTCGGCTGGCTGCTCGCGACTCGCGGTGCGACGGGACCGCTCCCGCGCTCGGTGGCGCTGGGGCTGCTGCCCGGGGTGCCCCCACCGGACCCGGCCGCGGTCGCCGCGGCGTGGCGTCGGCCGTCCGACGCCCGAGAGCTCCGGGCGCCGGTGGGCGTCGGCGCGGACGGCCGGCCCGCCGTCCTCGACCTGGTGCGCGACGGCCCGCACGCGCTCGCCGCCGGGACGACGGGTGCCGGCAAGTCCGAGCTGCTGACGACCCTGGTGCTCGCGCTCGCCCTCACGCACCCGCCGCGACGCCTCGCGGTGCTCCTGGTCGACTTCAAGGGCGGCACCGGCCTCGGTCCGGTCGCAGGCCTCCCGCACGTCGTCGACCACGTCCACGACCTCGACGTCACCGCCGCGCGGCGCACCCTGGTGGGCCTGCGCGCCGAGCTGCACCGCCGCGAGCGCCTGCTGACCCGCGCCGGGCTCACCGACGTCGCCGACCTCGACCCCGCGGACCCCGCGACGCCCGCACGGCTGCTGGTGGTGGTCGACGAGCTGCGCGCACTGGTCGACGACCTGCCGGACGCGGCGGCCACGCTCGCGCGGCTGGGCGCCCAGGGGCGGGCCCTCGGCGTGCACCTCCTGCTCGCCACGCAGCGTCCCGGGGGCGCGGCCCCCGCAGACCTGCGGGCCAACGTGCTCCTGCGCATCGCGCTGCGGGTCGCGGACGAGGCGGACTCGCGCGAGCTCGTCGGCACGTCGGACGCCGCGCACCTGGACGCCGCCGCCCCGGGGCGCGCGCTCGTGCGCGCCGGCGCACGCGCGGCCGTGCCCGTGCAGGTGGCCCGCGCGCGGCGGCACCCGGCCGCGGCACCCGTCCGGCTCGTCCACCCGGCCGGTGGACCGTCCGACGCCCCGGGGTGGCGCGCCGCGTCCGCACCGACCGACGACGTCGCCGCGTGGGTGGACGCCGCACGCGTCGCCGCCCGGGGACTGCCCGGCACGGGCGTGCCGTGGCCGCCGGCGCTGCCGGACCGGGTCCTCGCCGCGGACGCCGGACCGCTCACGGCCCCCGGCGGGCTGCTGCTCGCGCTCGCCGACGTGCCGGCGGAGCAGCGCCGTGCGGTCGTGCGCTGGGCGCCGGACGAAGGGCCGCTCCTCGTGCTCGGTGGGCCCCGTTCCGGCCGGTCGACGACGCTGCTCACCGTCGGGACGCACGCGGTCGTCGCCGGTGCGCACGTCCACGCGGTCGGGCTGCCGGATGAGGCGCTCGCCCACCTCCACGTCGCCGCGCCGCACCTCGTGGGCACCACCCCGTCCCTCGACGACCCGCACCGCACCCTGCTGCTGCTGGACCGGCTGACGTCCCGCGACGACCGGGACGGGCCCGCCGACCTCCTGCTCGTGGACGGCCTGGACGCCCTGCTCGACGCGCTGGTGACGCACGCGCGTGGCGCGGGCGTGGAGCTGCTCACCGCCCTGCTGCACCGTCCGCCGGCCGGTGTCCACGTCGCGGCGGCAGGACCGGTCGTCCCCGCCCTCGCCCGCCTCGTGGGCGCCTTCGCGTGCCGGGTCGTCCTGCCCGTCCCCGACCCCTCCCTCGACGCCCTGGCCGGGGTCCCGCCCGCCCTCGCCGGCCCCCGCACGGACCCCGGCCGCGCGATCGTGTCCTCGCGCGACGGCACCCACCTGTGCCAGGTCGTGCTGCCGGCGACGGTGCGGTGCACCGGTCCCGTGACGGGTGGGCACCCGCGGAGGAGCGGCGGCCCGGCGGGCCCGCTGCGCATCGGCGCGCTGCCGGTGCGGTCGCCCCGGGACGGCCCGCCCTCCGCCGTCGGCGCCCGCTCCCCCCTGCCCGGCGGCATTCCGCTCGGTGCGGGCGGCGACGGCCCCTGGCCCGTGGACGTCGAGCAGGAGCGCCCGCTCGTCGTCGCCGGCCCGCCGGGGTCGGGACGCAGCACCACGCTGCGCACCCTGGCACTGGGGTGGGCCGAGGCCGGCCGACGCGTGCTGCTCGCCGGCCGGGCGTCCGGCGCACCGGGTGGCGGCGACACCCTGCCGGCACCGGGGGACGTCGTCGAGGTGTCGTGGGACGCCGCCGCCCGCCTGCTGGACGGGACGGGCGGCACGACGGGCCACGGCGCGCCCGCAGGTGCACCCGTCGTGCTCCTCGTGGACGACCAGGACCAGGCGGAGCGCGCCACGCCGGAGCTCGCGGACCTGGTGGACCGTGCGTTGACCGGCGCCCCGGGCGCACAGGTCGTGGCCCTGGCGACGACCTGCGACCACGCGTCGGGCTGCTACCGCGGGCCGGTGGCCACGGCCCTGCGCTCACGGCACGTGCTGGTGCTCGACCCGCACGGCCCGGCGGCCGCGGACCTGCTGGGCCCGGGCGCGGCCCTGCAGACCGACCCGCGGCACCGCCCGGCGGGGCGGGGGGTGCTGCGGCTCGACCGGACGCTCCTCCGCGTCCAGGTCCACGACCCCGGGCCCCGCCCTCTCGCGGGTCGCGGCCCGCGGCCCTGAGGCCCGCGGAGGACGCGGCGGGTGCCGTGGGCGGTCAGGACGCGGCCGCCCGGCCGCCCGACGTGGCCCGGACGACCCGAGGGCTGAGCACGCCCACGACGACGAGCAGCGCGAGGCCCATCGGGACGAGCGCACGCAGGCCTCCGCCCGCCCCCCACCAGGTCGCGGCGGTGACGACGACGAGGATCTGCGCCGTGAGCACCGGTCCGCGACCCCACCGGCGGCCGCCCCACAGCCCTCGGGCGGCCGCGACCAGCAGCGCCGCGGCACCGAGTGCCAGGACGACGAGGAACACGACTGGCCCGGCGTCGGCACCGCCCACCAGGGCGACCACGCCGGCGCCCGCACCCACCACGAGCGCCGCGGCCTCCAGGAGCACCGACGCGCACGCCACGACGAGCATCGTCGGGCGCGGCGACGGGGAGGGGCGAGGTGCGGGCGCGGGGCCGGACGACGTGCTGGGCATGGCACGACCCTAGGTCGCGCGTGCCCCCGACACGTCCGCCGTTCACCACCGGCCCCGGGCCGCCCGCCAATACCAGACATCGGGGGCCGATGTGACCACGCAACCCTCGATCACCGCCGCAACCGCGTGCACGGCGCACCGCGTGAGCGACGTCACGCGACGGGCTGCCCCGCGGTCCCGCGGCGCGCACGCCGCTCCTTCCCACATCGGGGACACAGCGATCTCCCAGGTCAGAGGCCTAAGGCCTGGACAGGGCCCTGACCTGGACGTTCGTTCGGCCCGTCGTGAGAGCGTCGCCCGGGGCGGGCCGGACGTGCCGACGCCACCAGCTCGCGCTGTGACCAACGCCTCAGTCGTTATGGCAATGAAACGTTGCCGTAACCCTTGTGCCCCGACGGATCGGGTGTGACGCTTGAGGCAGCACGTTTCCCCCACCACTGATCCCATGCCCACCGGCGCGCGCTCCGACGAGCGCGCGGCGAGGCGTGTGCCAAGGAGAGCCCCCATGGATTGGCGCCACCGCGCAGCCTGCCTCGACGAGGACCCCGAGCTGTTCTTCCCGATCGGCAACACGGGCCCGGCGCTGCAGCAGATCGAGGAGGCC contains:
- a CDS encoding FtsK/SpoIIIE domain-containing protein — protein: MRITVPSPVAPARHVDVDVEPGLSAGALRRRLALLTGDPGWAAPHTPLRVAGTALDDAHPAGAPPLVPGAHLGPGAAPPDDAARAVLTAVHVAVLRGTDAGRLVPLPDGARVRLAVPRAPSGTARPAHGSGPQDAGPAVHVETDRRGRRVRVRVVGARGTLRARARRPGARGATVARPVGRRGRTWPAGTLLSVAGTTFVLRARGDGEPAGTRPTHRLPPWAWTAAASSVAALVLAAALRQPLLLLTAVTGLTGLLGLVAGGAGRSRGPSAADPSPAPAEDVGPARRPAAGPPGADRDPAAGTVDVAAVRLATARRLLDRAGPVAGDDGPWPVDRTLALVGPRDATLAVARALVVRAMGAGGPMRLVVRGRAGDDWRWTRWWEPSQHLPGADDGHVLVVADGLDDGLGPWRLAAGRALLLLVVPPGGTVPAWASTVVRAGDEPATRRPRAVTARRTAGDGLGSGRASLDDPPPTGADDLATGPPQAVGRDVAEAQARAAAALGWLLATRGATGPLPRSVALGLLPGVPPPDPAAVAAAWRRPSDARELRAPVGVGADGRPAVLDLVRDGPHALAAGTTGAGKSELLTTLVLALALTHPPRRLAVLLVDFKGGTGLGPVAGLPHVVDHVHDLDVTAARRTLVGLRAELHRRERLLTRAGLTDVADLDPADPATPARLLVVVDELRALVDDLPDAAATLARLGAQGRALGVHLLLATQRPGGAAPADLRANVLLRIALRVADEADSRELVGTSDAAHLDAAAPGRALVRAGARAAVPVQVARARRHPAAAPVRLVHPAGGPSDAPGWRAASAPTDDVAAWVDAARVAARGLPGTGVPWPPALPDRVLAADAGPLTAPGGLLLALADVPAEQRRAVVRWAPDEGPLLVLGGPRSGRSTTLLTVGTHAVVAGAHVHAVGLPDEALAHLHVAAPHLVGTTPSLDDPHRTLLLLDRLTSRDDRDGPADLLLVDGLDALLDALVTHARGAGVELLTALLHRPPAGVHVAAAGPVVPALARLVGAFACRVVLPVPDPSLDALAGVPPALAGPRTDPGRAIVSSRDGTHLCQVVLPATVRCTGPVTGGHPRRSGGPAGPLRIGALPVRSPRDGPPSAVGARSPLPGGIPLGAGGDGPWPVDVEQERPLVVAGPPGSGRSTTLRTLALGWAEAGRRVLLAGRASGAPGGGDTLPAPGDVVEVSWDAAARLLDGTGGTTGHGAPAGAPVVLLVDDQDQAERATPELADLVDRALTGAPGAQVVALATTCDHASGCYRGPVATALRSRHVLVLDPHGPAAADLLGPGAALQTDPRHRPAGRGVLRLDRTLLRVQVHDPGPRPLAGRGPRP
- a CDS encoding ABC transporter permease gives rise to the protein MLRLTLAQMRRSLPRLVAAGLAILLGSAFLTATLTAGDAITRGGYDAITASYGSADLVVAADEVTLADALEVARDTPGVTAADPLVLGWASFTSGRRSVSQAVLAQPSAPSLASLEVVDGRAPTSSDEVALPPSTAERLGVGVGDTVRATWVVWSDEATAVPTDEAAATSDEGAVATPAAEPAPTQPVATESTADVAVVGLVDDPRGAWSQYGGAGSATVDAVVLWSGRSGLDESGGTVLVEVGEAADVEAVRTAISEDLAGGGEVLTRDEAAIAAVEHFGGGNVIVMLVLGFAAVALLVAGLVIANTFQVIVAQRTRMLALLRCVGARRGQLRASVLLEAGILGLASGTAGVLVGLGLSQAALSVLARTQDGVPLPTTVHPTLTNVVLPVVVGTLVTVGAALVPARAATRVSPVAALRPADDPSVRARPGRVRLAFSLLLTLGGVAALLGGVAMGRAGYAVDAMLPLAVAVLGGATSFVGLLVGAPLWIPAVVSAVGRPVAAISTTARLAAANTVRNPRRTSATSTALVIGVTLVMMMSTGAVSAQASLAREMDERAPVDLVATRIDGAAFTTDVREDVAALDGVAAVVPARSGLVEGASAMVEVLVVGPEQTHVVRDAVAADALASGRSVVPRWWADDATQVEATGGRTARIDVLTRATDGALLTTQAADDLALDEQETALLVLLDPGADAMGVMQDVQDAVGSDAVQVASAAAERQSDERFIDVVLAVVIGLLGVAVLIALIGVANTLSLSVIERRRESATLRAVGLSRRGLRWMLATEGMLIAVVGALIGTVLGLLYGWAGVAAVFGPISDVRLSVPWAHVGAVLVVAVLAGLAASALPARSAARTPPVAALGVD
- a CDS encoding response regulator, with the translated sequence MSTTTDPGAPVRVALVDDQQLVRAGFRMVIDSQPDLEVVLEAGDGAQAVRALDPAARTATGPVDVVLMDVRMPTMDGLAATEQIVSRATPEAPAPRVIVLTTFDLDEYVLTAIRAGASGFLLKDAPPEEMLAAIRTVHRGDAVIAPSSTRRLLEHLVTALPDDAPATDGHPARQAVDQLTDREREVLVLMARGRSNTEIGRDLFVAEATVKTHVGRILAKLGARDRVQAVVVAYEAGLVRPGA
- a CDS encoding ABC transporter ATP-binding protein, giving the protein MNTTAPRTHERDAADPTPASRARALTKVYGSGAAEVRALDGVDVDFASGAFTAIMGPSGSGKSTLMHLLAGLDDATSGTVHLGSTQITSLDDDALTRLRRDRVGFVFQSFNLLPMLTAEQNVLLPLDLAGRAPDREWFDTLVTTLGLQGRLTHRPGELSGGQQQRVAIARALVTQPEVVFADEPTGNLDSRSGAEVLSFLRRSVRELGRTIIMVTHDPTAAAYADRVLLLADGRIAGDIADPTPESVLAGLDALRTLEAPAGTPTGTVPVVDVTAGGLR